A window of Chloracidobacterium sp. N contains these coding sequences:
- a CDS encoding endonuclease/exonuclease/phosphatase family protein, producing the protein MMNQTRWRYVASVFVIGMACALLAVYGPWSRPMSANTAARPSTAAPAVPATTMIPYVETFDGIGSGLPSGWTVNTGATASSLGTPVSFSTASIPWGNTSGAFKNFASANNAGFNASTPDATQNSAPDRALGIRQTGSFGDPGAAFTYQRNTTGETITAVSFDAQMLSVQPRSTTWTLQYGVGANPTSFVTLATYTDPGTWGNTNISVTLSPTQSAEVSNQPSVFFRIVALSASSGSGNRDSFGIDNFTLTGGGPPPTAPIVPSCPGTVAAFQGTTAVACGLSATDNDSIVNSAVVFSVTPPTAGFSIVDFVPATGVGGTATATLQIANTVPVGSYSVVVRWSNNDTPTPQTADCTITVNVVAATPVTPINQIQGTGNTSPLVSTVQTTEGVVYGLRSNGFFVQTPDGSALDDGNPNTSEGLFVFTGSTPPVQIGNLVRVRGTVNEFVPAADPQQPSVTQLSGSLTIARLACSVPLPAPTVITPAIASTPSPLEPTLPLRYERFEGMRVAVQHLAVVSPTGGSINETNATSTTNGRFFGVVAEVCGSGFCADRPFREPGIRFPDTVPNGGVTGTLPPPVNVPRWDANPEVLRVDSTAQPNTTALNVPSGDFDPSTPYPAIVTNLVGALDYSFRTFTILPEAANPPVFSNSGGPGVGEAIPLSVRAASELTIASMNVQRFFDNRNDPGRSEPVLTATAYSNRLSKFSLQVRNILRNPDVIGLQEVEAPTDDLNVVINDMAARLNTDNGNPTNSNPALPFYVGYIFPTNDVGGIAVAYLVNTNRVTVSSVTQVGATDTYVRPDSSTAILNDRPPIILQGALGGFAFTVINVHQRSLSGIDSGGSPVNGYPNEGYRVRHKRQLQAEFVANLIRQRQILNPNERMVVIGDFNGFQFNDGYADIYNTILGNAPTPPTSGANDTRVVLAPTAGWNPPTPPLVSLTGTAVNSANYSFLFDGSAQTLDQVAVTQNLSGIAFSETARVNADFPEVDRNNPLSPRRLSDHDPKRVVIQTPTNVNSQVQMLIYPSATTALFGCPGYPLQATLVGLLTNIGAAPLSNIAIQVTGLGFPDFTNPSAVILATPNPHRLASADDYAGPCAYTGGQAGSIQTTLNGQPPVGTGVPISPLAAGQSTSVFFRVRVPSTGPIRLLVNVLAIVGPVSTTESVENQRQVIRTMVVEVSPDANGKMVARVISDEPATPKATSGEDATATTPARTPVVMAPGRR; encoded by the coding sequence ATGATGAATCAGACACGCTGGCGCTATGTGGCGTCAGTGTTCGTGATTGGTATGGCCTGTGCGCTGCTCGCGGTGTATGGGCCGTGGTCGCGGCCGATGAGCGCCAACACCGCCGCCCGTCCTTCCACAGCGGCGCCGGCCGTCCCGGCCACGACGATGATCCCCTATGTCGAAACCTTTGACGGCATCGGCAGCGGTCTGCCATCCGGCTGGACGGTGAACACCGGCGCGACAGCATCCTCACTTGGCACGCCGGTTTCATTTTCAACCGCTTCCATACCTTGGGGAAACACCAGCGGGGCCTTCAAAAACTTTGCCTCGGCCAACAACGCCGGTTTCAATGCCTCAACGCCCGACGCGACCCAAAACAGCGCCCCGGACCGGGCACTGGGCATCCGGCAGACCGGAAGTTTCGGCGACCCCGGTGCGGCCTTTACCTACCAGCGGAATACGACCGGGGAAACCATCACCGCTGTCAGCTTCGATGCCCAGATGCTGAGCGTCCAGCCGCGCAGTACAACCTGGACGCTGCAATACGGCGTCGGCGCAAACCCAACCTCCTTCGTGACGCTGGCCACCTACACCGACCCCGGCACGTGGGGCAACACCAACATCTCTGTGACGCTGTCGCCAACGCAGTCGGCCGAGGTCAGCAACCAGCCCAGTGTCTTCTTCCGCATCGTGGCGCTGAGTGCTTCAAGCGGCTCCGGCAACCGTGACAGCTTTGGCATTGACAACTTCACGCTGACCGGCGGCGGTCCGCCGCCAACCGCGCCGATTGTGCCGTCGTGTCCGGGGACGGTGGCGGCGTTTCAGGGAACGACTGCTGTTGCCTGCGGCTTGAGCGCTACAGATAACGACAGCATCGTCAACAGCGCCGTCGTCTTCAGTGTCACGCCACCCACGGCTGGCTTCTCCATTGTGGACTTTGTTCCGGCAACCGGCGTCGGCGGCACAGCCACGGCCACCCTGCAGATTGCCAACACCGTGCCAGTTGGGAGCTACAGCGTTGTCGTCCGCTGGTCAAACAACGACACCCCGACGCCCCAGACCGCGGATTGCACCATCACGGTCAACGTCGTGGCGGCAACACCGGTCACGCCCATCAACCAGATTCAGGGGACAGGCAACACCTCGCCGCTGGTCAGCACGGTGCAGACGACCGAAGGCGTGGTGTATGGGCTGCGCAGCAACGGGTTTTTCGTCCAGACGCCGGACGGCTCTGCGCTCGATGACGGCAATCCGAACACGTCCGAAGGGCTGTTTGTGTTCACGGGCAGCACGCCGCCGGTGCAGATTGGGAACCTGGTGCGGGTACGGGGTACGGTCAATGAGTTTGTCCCCGCGGCTGACCCGCAGCAGCCGTCGGTGACGCAGCTTTCGGGGTCACTGACGATTGCCCGGCTGGCGTGCAGTGTTCCCTTGCCGGCACCGACGGTCATCACTCCGGCCATTGCCAGCACGCCGTCGCCACTGGAGCCGACCCTGCCGTTGCGCTACGAGCGGTTTGAGGGGATGCGGGTGGCAGTGCAGCATCTGGCGGTGGTGTCGCCCACCGGGGGGAGCATCAATGAAACGAATGCCACATCAACGACAAACGGGCGGTTTTTTGGCGTTGTGGCGGAGGTGTGCGGCAGCGGCTTTTGCGCCGACCGTCCGTTTCGTGAGCCGGGCATCCGCTTCCCGGACACTGTTCCCAATGGCGGAGTGACGGGGACGTTGCCGCCGCCGGTCAACGTGCCGCGCTGGGATGCCAACCCGGAGGTGCTGCGGGTGGACAGCACGGCGCAACCCAACACGACGGCGCTCAACGTGCCGTCGGGGGATTTTGACCCAAGTACGCCCTATCCGGCCATTGTGACGAATCTGGTCGGGGCGCTGGACTATAGCTTCCGCACGTTTACGATTTTGCCGGAGGCGGCCAATCCGCCGGTGTTTTCCAACAGTGGTGGGCCGGGGGTAGGGGAGGCGATTCCGTTGTCGGTGCGCGCAGCCAGTGAGTTGACGATTGCCTCGATGAACGTGCAGCGGTTTTTTGACAACCGTAATGATCCGGGGCGGAGCGAACCGGTGCTGACGGCGACGGCGTACAGCAATCGCCTCAGCAAGTTTTCCCTTCAGGTGCGGAACATTCTGCGCAACCCGGATGTGATTGGGTTGCAGGAAGTGGAAGCGCCGACCGACGATCTCAATGTCGTCATCAACGACATGGCGGCGCGGCTCAACACCGACAACGGCAATCCCACAAACAGCAACCCGGCGCTGCCGTTTTACGTGGGGTACATCTTCCCGACCAATGACGTGGGCGGGATTGCCGTGGCCTATCTGGTCAATACCAACCGCGTCACAGTGAGCAGTGTGACGCAGGTGGGCGCGACCGATACGTATGTGCGTCCTGACAGTTCGACGGCCATTCTCAACGACCGTCCGCCGATCATTTTGCAGGGGGCGCTGGGGGGCTTTGCGTTTACGGTCATCAACGTGCACCAGCGTTCACTAAGTGGCATTGACAGCGGCGGCTCTCCGGTCAACGGTTATCCGAATGAGGGCTACCGGGTCCGCCACAAGCGGCAGTTGCAGGCCGAGTTCGTCGCTAACCTCATTCGCCAGCGACAGATACTGAATCCGAATGAGCGCATGGTGGTCATCGGCGACTTCAACGGCTTCCAGTTCAACGACGGTTACGCGGACATCTACAACACGATTCTGGGCAATGCGCCGACGCCGCCGACCAGTGGCGCGAATGACACCCGTGTGGTGTTGGCGCCGACGGCGGGGTGGAATCCGCCGACGCCCCCGCTGGTGAGTCTGACGGGGACGGCAGTGAACTCGGCGAACTATTCCTTCCTGTTTGACGGCAGTGCCCAGACGCTAGACCAGGTGGCAGTCACCCAAAACCTGTCGGGCATTGCCTTCTCTGAAACGGCGCGGGTCAACGCGGATTTCCCGGAAGTGGACCGCAACAATCCGTTGTCACCCAGGCGCTTGTCTGACCACGACCCGAAGCGGGTGGTGATTCAAACACCAACGAACGTCAACTCGCAGGTGCAGATGCTGATTTACCCGTCGGCAACCACGGCGCTGTTTGGCTGCCCCGGCTATCCGTTGCAGGCGACGCTGGTTGGGCTGCTGACCAACATTGGTGCAGCACCTCTCTCCAACATCGCCATTCAGGTGACAGGGCTGGGCTTCCCGGACTTCACCAATCCGAGCGCGGTCATTTTGGCGACGCCGAATCCGCACCGGTTGGCGTCGGCGGATGACTACGCCGGGCCGTGTGCCTACACTGGCGGGCAGGCTGGCTCCATCCAGACCACGCTCAACGGGCAGCCGCCGGTTGGCACTGGTGTGCCGATTAGCCCGCTGGCGGCAGGGCAGTCCACGAGTGTCTTCTTCCGGGTGCGGGTGCCTTCGACCGGTCCGATTCGCCTGCTGGTGAATGTGCTGGCGATTGTCGGCCCGGTTTCAACGACGGAAAGCGTTGAGAACCAGCGGCAGGTGATTCGGACGATGGTGGTTGAAGTGTCCCCTGATGCCAACGGCAAAATGGTAGCACGGGTCATCAGCGATGAGCCGGCGACGCCAAAGGCCACGTCTGGCGAGGATGCCACAGCGACGACGCCTGCCCGGACGCCGGTTGTGATGGCTCCCGGGCGGCGCTAA
- a CDS encoding endonuclease/exonuclease/phosphatase family protein codes for MHVVINQMRWRYVASVFVIGAACGLLAVYGPWQWPLSADTAAERTRTIPTVLATKTTTIYAENFNGIGSGLPPGWTVRTDATAASLGTPVSFSTTPIDWGNVSGAFKNFASANNAGFNASTPDTTQNSAQDRALGIRQTGSFGDPGAAFTYQRNTTGETITAVSFNAQMLSVQPRSTTWTLQYGVGANPTSFVTLATYTDPGTWGNTNISVTLSPTQSAEVSNQPSVFFRIVALSASSGSGNRDSFGIDNFTLTSSPPPTGPIVPSCPGTVAAFQGTTAVACGLSATSTSSIINNATVFSVTPPTTGFSIVGFVPATGPGGTATATLQIANTVPTGTYSVVVRWSNNDTPTPQTADCTITVNVVATATVTPINQIQGTTNTSPLVSTVQTTEGVVYGLRSNGFFIQTPDGSALDDGNPNTSEGLFVFTGSTPPVQIGNLVRVRGTVNEFVPAADPQQPSVTQLSGSLTIARLACSVPLPAPTVITPAIASTPSPLEPTLPLRYERFEGMRVAVQHLAVVSPTGGFINETNATSTTNGRFFGVVAQVCGSGFCADRPFREPGIRFPDTVPNGGVTGTLPPPVNVPRWDANPELLRVDSTAQPNTTALNVPSGDFDPSTPYPAIVTNLVGAMDYAFRTFTILPEAANPPVFSNNGDPGVGEAIPLSVRPATDLTIASMNVQRFFDDRNDPGRSEPVLTPTAYSNRLSKFSLQVRNILRNPDVIGLQEVEAPTDDLNVVINDMAARLNTDNGNPTNSNPALPFYVGYIFPTNDVGGIAVAYLVNTNRVTVSSVTQVGATDTYVRPDSSTAILNDRPPIILQGALGGFAFTVINVHQRSLNDIATGGSPVNGYPNEGYRVRHKRQLQAEFVANLIHQRQILNPNERMVVIGDFNGFQFNDGYADIYNTILGNAPTPPTSGANDTRVVLAPTAAWNPPTPPLVSLTGTAVNSSNYSFLFDGSAQTLDQVAVTQNLSGIAFSETARVNADFPEVDRNNPASPKRLSDHDPKRVTILVPTATPVLQNCRVSLNITGQALAGNTCGLPNYAGDLVLTAVLTNTSTQTISDVFVQVVGLGYPDSTPTGVIVATPNPHRLLTADGATCSSGGQAGADQSTVNGQAPIGSNTPIGTLNPRESRVITLRLALPGVRRLRFFVNVFGVGGTACPVALNEGQAPGLVMATTVPLKGTGFGFELLQDKGRLTVAPLTSGTAIPGTRFGRRR; via the coding sequence ATGCACGTCGTGATAAATCAGATGCGCTGGCGTTACGTGGCGTCAGTGTTCGTGATTGGTGCGGCCTGTGGGCTGCTTGCCGTGTATGGGCCGTGGCAATGGCCGCTGAGCGCCGACACGGCCGCTGAGCGCACAAGGACCATACCGACCGTTCTGGCGACAAAAACGACAACAATCTATGCTGAAAACTTCAATGGCATCGGCAGCGGTTTGCCGCCCGGCTGGACAGTGCGGACCGATGCCACGGCAGCCTCACTTGGCACGCCGGTTTCATTTTCAACCACGCCCATAGACTGGGGAAATGTGAGCGGGGCCTTCAAAAACTTTGCCTCGGCCAACAACGCCGGTTTCAATGCCTCAACGCCCGACACAACCCAAAACAGCGCCCAAGACCGGGCACTGGGCATCCGGCAGACCGGAAGTTTCGGCGACCCCGGTGCGGCCTTTACCTACCAGCGGAATACGACCGGGGAAACCATCACCGCTGTCAGCTTCAATGCCCAGATGCTGAGCGTCCAGCCGCGCAGCACAACCTGGACGCTGCAATACGGCGTCGGCGCAAACCCAACGTCCTTCGTAACGCTGGCCACCTACACTGACCCCGGCACGTGGGGCAACACCAACATCTCTGTGACGCTGTCGCCAACGCAATCAGCCGAGGTCAGCAACCAGCCCAGTGTCTTCTTCCGCATCGTGGCGCTGAGTGCTTCAAGCGGCTCCGGCAACCGTGACAGCTTTGGCATTGACAACTTCACCCTGACCAGCAGCCCACCGCCGACTGGGCCGATTGTGCCGTCGTGTCCGGGGACGGTGGCGGCGTTTCAGGGAACGACCGCTGTTGCCTGCGGGCTGAGCGCCACTTCCACCAGCAGCATCATTAACAACGCTACGGTCTTCAGCGTGACGCCGCCCACAACCGGCTTTTCCATCGTGGGCTTCGTCCCGGCAACCGGCCCTGGTGGCACGGCCACGGCCACCCTGCAGATTGCCAACACCGTCCCGACCGGGACCTACAGCGTCGTCGTCCGCTGGTCAAACAACGACACCCCGACGCCCCAGACTGCGGATTGCACCATCACGGTCAACGTCGTGGCGACGGCGACGGTCACGCCCATCAATCAGATTCAGGGGACAACCAACACCTCGCCGCTGGTCAGCACGGTGCAGACGACGGAAGGTGTCGTCTATGGGCTGCGCAGCAACGGGTTCTTCATCCAGACGCCGGACGGCTCTGCGCTCGATGACGGCAATCCGAACACGTCCGAAGGGCTGTTTGTGTTCACGGGCAGCACGCCGCCGGTGCAGATTGGGAACCTGGTGCGGGTACGGGGTACGGTCAATGAGTTTGTCCCCGCGGCTGACCCGCAGCAGCCGTCGGTGACGCAGCTTTCGGGGTCACTGACGATTGCCCGGCTGGCGTGCAGTGTTCCCTTGCCGGCACCGACGGTCATCACTCCGGCCATTGCCAGCACGCCGTCGCCACTGGAGCCGACCCTGCCGTTGCGCTACGAGCGGTTTGAGGGGATGCGGGTGGCAGTGCAGCATCTGGCGGTGGTGTCGCCCACCGGCGGTTTCATCAATGAAACGAATGCCACATCAACGACGAACGGGCGGTTTTTTGGCGTTGTGGCGCAGGTGTGCGGCAGCGGCTTTTGCGCCGACCGTCCGTTTCGTGAGCCGGGCATCCGCTTCCCGGACACTGTTCCCAATGGCGGAGTGACGGGGACGTTGCCGCCGCCGGTCAACGTGCCGCGCTGGGATGCCAACCCGGAGTTACTGCGGGTGGACAGCACGGCGCAACCCAACACGACGGCACTCAACGTGCCGTCGGGGGACTTTGATCCGAGTACACCTTATCCGGCCATTGTGACGAATCTGGTCGGAGCGATGGACTATGCGTTTCGCACGTTCACGATTTTGCCGGAAGCGGCCAACCCGCCGGTCTTCTCCAACAACGGCGATCCTGGGGTAGGCGAGGCCATCCCGCTGTCCGTCCGTCCTGCAACTGACCTCACGATTGCCTCGATGAACGTCCAGCGATTCTTTGACGACCGGAACGATCCGGGGCGGAGCGAACCGGTATTGACGCCGACGGCGTACAGCAATCGCCTCAGCAAGTTTTCCCTTCAGGTGCGGAACATCCTGCGCAACCCGGATGTGATTGGGTTGCAGGAAGTGGAAGCGCCGACCGACGATCTCAATGTCGTCATCAACGACATGGCGGCGCGGCTCAACACCGACAACGGCAATCCCACAAACAGCAACCCGGCGCTGCCGTTTTACGTGGGGTACATCTTCCCGACCAATGACGTGGGCGGGATTGCCGTGGCCTATCTGGTCAATACCAACCGCGTCACAGTGAGCAGTGTGACGCAGGTGGGGGCGACCGATACGTATGTGCGGCCGGACAGTTCGACGGCGATTCTCAACGACCGTCCGCCGATCATTTTGCAGGGGGCGCTGGGGGGCTTTGCGTTCACGGTCATCAACGTGCACCAGCGTTCGTTGAATGACATTGCCACGGGCGGTAGTCCCGTCAACGGCTATCCGAATGAGGGCTACCGGGTCCGCCACAAGCGGCAGTTGCAGGCCGAGTTCGTCGCTAACCTCATTCACCAGCGACAGATACTGAATCCGAATGAGCGCATGGTGGTCATCGGCGACTTCAACGGCTTCCAGTTCAACGACGGTTACGCGGACATCTACAACACGATTCTGGGCAATGCGCCGACGCCGCCGACCAGCGGCGCAAATGATACCCGGGTCGTGCTGGCACCGACGGCCGCGTGGAATCCACCGACGCCGCCGCTGGTGAGCCTGACAGGGACGGCGGTGAACTCGTCGAACTATTCCTTCCTCTTCGATGGCAGCGCACAGACGCTTGACCAGGTGGCAGTCACCCAAAACCTGTCGGGCATTGCCTTCTCTGAAACGGCGCGGGTCAACGCGGACTTCCCCGAAGTGGACCGGAACAATCCGGCATCGCCCAAGCGGTTGTCCGACCACGATCCGAAGCGGGTTACCATTTTGGTGCCGACGGCGACGCCGGTGCTCCAGAACTGCCGGGTTTCGCTCAACATCACCGGGCAGGCGCTGGCGGGGAACACCTGCGGGCTGCCCAACTACGCCGGCGACCTCGTGCTGACGGCCGTGCTGACGAACACGAGTACCCAGACCATCTCGGATGTCTTTGTGCAGGTGGTGGGACTGGGGTATCCCGACAGTACGCCGACCGGCGTGATTGTGGCCACGCCCAACCCGCACCGGCTGCTGACGGCGGATGGGGCCACGTGCAGCAGTGGCGGGCAGGCTGGCGCGGACCAGTCCACGGTCAACGGACAGGCGCCGATTGGCAGCAACACACCAATTGGCACTCTCAATCCAAGAGAGTCGCGAGTAATAACCCTTCGTCTTGCCTTGCCAGGTGTGCGGCGGCTGCGGTTCTTTGTCAACGTCTTCGGGGTTGGCGGGACGGCCTGCCCGGTGGCGTTGAACGAAGGGCAGGCACCGGGGCTGGTGATGGCAACGACCGTGCCGCTGAAAGGGACAGGTTTCGGCTTTGAACTGCTGCAGGACAAAGGGCGGCTGACAGTAGCGCCGCTGACTTCCGGTACGGCAATACCTGGAACGCGGTTTGGTCGTCGGCGGTAG
- the hisG gene encoding ATP phosphoribosyltransferase — MLTLALAKGRLQETTLARLEQAGIVLPPEQLDSRRLVLNDVRGEYRFLLVKPGDVPIYVEHGIAQAGVCGRDVLLEQEPDVYEPLDLGFGRCRLVVAGFPDTPWREANHLSKLRVATKYPRITQRHFQARATPVEIIPLSGSVELAPVLGLADCIVDIVETGRTLAENGLAVLEDIAPVSARCIVNRAAFHLARHQVTRLLEQLAPPA, encoded by the coding sequence GTGCTGACGCTTGCCCTGGCCAAAGGCCGCCTCCAGGAAACGACCCTTGCCCGGCTGGAGCAGGCCGGTATCGTGCTGCCGCCGGAGCAACTCGACAGCCGGCGGCTCGTTCTGAACGATGTGCGCGGCGAGTACCGCTTTCTGCTCGTCAAACCGGGTGACGTGCCGATTTATGTTGAACACGGCATTGCCCAGGCCGGGGTCTGCGGGCGGGATGTCCTGCTCGAACAGGAACCGGACGTGTATGAACCGCTCGATCTGGGTTTTGGCCGCTGTCGGCTCGTGGTGGCCGGCTTCCCTGACACGCCCTGGCGGGAAGCCAACCATCTGTCAAAACTCCGCGTGGCCACGAAGTACCCACGAATCACGCAGCGTCATTTCCAGGCGCGTGCCACGCCGGTGGAGATCATCCCGCTGAGCGGTTCGGTTGAGCTGGCCCCGGTGCTGGGGCTGGCCGACTGCATTGTGGATATTGTCGAAACCGGCCGCACCCTGGCCGAAAACGGGTTGGCCGTTCTGGAGGACATCGCACCGGTGAGCGCGCGTTGTATCGTCAACCGGGCAGCCTTTCACCTTGCCCGCCATCAGGTGACGCGGTTGCTCGAACAACTCGCCCCGCCAGCTTGA
- the leuS gene encoding leucine--tRNA ligase — protein MHEKYQPHVVEEKWQRIWREQNTFAVRDDGRRPRYYMLEMLPYPSGRIHLGHVRNYSIGDAVAWYKRLQGYDVLHPMGWDAFGLPAENAAIRQGARPDEWTYQNIAAMRTQLQRLGFSYDWSREIASCQPEYYRWNQWMFIELFKKGLVYRKRATVNWCPKCNTSLANEQAEGGYCWRHPDTPVEQRELEQWFVRQTHYAEELLAGIEGPLKAGWPGHVLKRQRDWIGRSEGAEVDFALAEAPAITVRIFTTRLDTIYGANAVIIAPEHPLMEQLLERSPVRSQVAAFVARITAQSLRERTESREKEGVETGLHAINPFNGERLPVWTANFVLAQYGTGALMSVPAHDERDFEFSRKYGLPIRRVVWDTTPSDPQSTLKISTVPFMDEGVLGSDCGPFSGLTSAAARQAMAHHAETHGFGKRTVVYRLRDWGISRQRAWGTPIPMIHCDACGTISPEKEENLPITLPPDLDFSVGAPLATHPTFTKVTCPNCGAPARRDTDTMDTFVDSNWYYFRYCDPHNDRRPFDREIVQRWLPVDFYIGGDEHAVMHLIYTRAWTMMMRDLGLIDFGEPVRRLLTQGMVILNGAKMSKSLGNIVDPDDMIRRYGADATRLSILFAAPPEREVDWKRVTDEYGEDDYPAAEGAMRYLARVWRLVHRWRDRCRGVTGLPATVSPAAEAARRATHRALARATEAFEQGLRLNVVVATCMELTNDLYDFDTAVGETTETTDAQTMREGLEAVVLMLTPLAPHIAEELWQELGHTTSLAQARWMTYDPELAREPQLEIPVQINGKLKSRILVAPDISDADLEAAALADERIRALTTDKTVAKVIVVPKRLVNLVLR, from the coding sequence ATGCACGAAAAGTACCAACCACACGTCGTCGAAGAAAAATGGCAACGGATTTGGCGCGAGCAAAACACCTTTGCCGTCCGTGATGATGGCCGCCGCCCGCGCTACTACATGCTGGAAATGCTCCCGTATCCATCCGGGCGCATTCACCTCGGGCACGTACGCAACTACAGCATTGGCGATGCCGTCGCGTGGTACAAACGGCTTCAGGGCTATGACGTACTGCATCCGATGGGATGGGACGCCTTCGGACTTCCGGCCGAAAACGCCGCCATCAGGCAGGGTGCGCGCCCTGACGAGTGGACCTACCAGAACATTGCCGCCATGCGCACCCAGCTTCAACGGCTGGGCTTCAGTTATGACTGGAGCCGCGAGATTGCGTCCTGCCAGCCGGAGTATTACCGCTGGAATCAGTGGATGTTCATCGAGCTTTTCAAAAAGGGACTGGTGTATCGCAAGCGGGCGACGGTCAACTGGTGTCCGAAGTGCAACACGAGCCTGGCCAACGAACAGGCGGAAGGGGGCTACTGCTGGCGGCATCCCGACACGCCGGTGGAGCAACGGGAACTCGAACAGTGGTTTGTCCGCCAAACACACTACGCCGAGGAACTGCTGGCCGGCATCGAGGGGCCGCTCAAAGCCGGCTGGCCCGGACACGTGCTCAAGCGCCAGCGCGACTGGATTGGGCGCAGTGAAGGGGCCGAAGTGGACTTTGCCCTGGCCGAGGCCCCGGCTATCACCGTGCGCATTTTCACGACCCGGCTGGACACGATCTATGGCGCGAATGCCGTCATCATCGCGCCGGAACATCCCCTGATGGAGCAACTGCTTGAACGCTCGCCCGTGCGGAGTCAGGTCGCGGCTTTCGTGGCGCGGATCACGGCGCAGTCGTTGCGCGAGCGGACGGAATCGCGGGAAAAAGAAGGTGTGGAGACCGGTCTCCATGCCATCAATCCCTTCAACGGGGAGCGGCTGCCGGTCTGGACGGCGAATTTCGTTCTGGCGCAGTATGGAACCGGCGCACTGATGAGCGTTCCGGCGCACGACGAACGGGACTTCGAGTTTTCACGCAAGTACGGGCTGCCCATTCGCCGGGTCGTATGGGATACAACGCCCAGTGATCCACAGTCCACACTGAAGATTTCAACCGTGCCCTTCATGGATGAAGGTGTACTCGGCTCCGACTGCGGGCCGTTTTCCGGCCTGACCTCGGCCGCAGCGCGTCAGGCCATGGCGCACCATGCCGAAACCCACGGATTCGGGAAACGCACGGTTGTGTATCGGCTGCGCGACTGGGGCATTTCCCGGCAGCGCGCCTGGGGCACGCCCATCCCAATGATTCACTGTGACGCCTGCGGGACCATCTCGCCGGAAAAGGAAGAAAACCTGCCTATTACGCTGCCGCCGGACCTGGATTTCTCAGTCGGCGCACCGCTGGCAACCCATCCGACGTTCACAAAGGTGACGTGCCCCAACTGTGGCGCTCCGGCCCGGCGCGACACCGACACCATGGACACCTTCGTGGACTCCAACTGGTACTACTTCCGCTACTGTGATCCCCACAACGACCGGCGTCCCTTCGACCGGGAGATCGTCCAGCGCTGGCTTCCGGTGGATTTCTACATCGGCGGCGACGAACACGCCGTCATGCATCTGATCTACACCCGCGCCTGGACGATGATGATGCGCGACCTGGGGCTGATTGACTTTGGTGAGCCAGTCAGGCGGCTGCTCACTCAGGGGATGGTCATTCTCAACGGGGCGAAAATGTCGAAGTCGCTGGGGAACATCGTGGACCCGGACGACATGATCCGGCGCTACGGGGCGGACGCCACGCGGCTGTCCATCCTGTTTGCGGCCCCACCCGAACGGGAAGTAGATTGGAAGCGGGTTACGGATGAATACGGCGAAGATGACTACCCGGCGGCCGAAGGTGCCATGCGCTATCTGGCCCGGGTCTGGCGGCTGGTTCACCGGTGGCGTGACCGCTGCCGTGGCGTCACGGGGCTGCCGGCGACAGTCTCTCCGGCGGCAGAAGCAGCGCGGCGCGCCACCCACCGGGCGCTGGCGCGGGCAACGGAGGCGTTCGAGCAGGGACTACGGCTCAATGTCGTCGTCGCCACGTGCATGGAACTGACCAATGACCTCTACGACTTCGACACGGCGGTGGGTGAAACGACGGAGACCACGGATGCTCAAACCATGCGTGAAGGTCTGGAGGCAGTGGTGCTGATGTTGACGCCGCTGGCCCCGCACATTGCCGAGGAACTGTGGCAGGAACTGGGTCACACGACTTCGCTGGCTCAGGCACGCTGGATGACGTATGACCCGGAGCTGGCCCGCGAACCGCAGTTGGAAATTCCGGTGCAGATCAACGGTAAACTCAAAAGCCGGATTCTCGTCGCGCCGGACATCTCCGATGCCGACCTGGAAGCCGCGGCGCTGGCCGATGAGCGGATTCGCGCGCTGACCACGGATAAAACCGTTGCCAAGGTCATCGTTGTTCCCAAACGGCTGGTCAACCTCGTCCTGCGGTAG